A genomic segment from Streptomyces sp. NBC_00654 encodes:
- a CDS encoding TetR/AcrR family transcriptional regulator, whose protein sequence is MDTTVRTTATTSQRRGRGGRERILAAAALLFANQGINATGMEQIAKEAPVSKRTLYAHFRTKDDLVIAHLQDLVLSGATLEGVLTREDIPPRDRIRKLFDQSVPDAVPVRGCPFIDAAAEFPDPESTVHSYAREQKLRMVELIVALVTELGCRDPLSLAHQLATLADGAASRAMVLDEADYGRHAWAAAEVLLDQALPRTVG, encoded by the coding sequence ATGGATACGACTGTGCGCACGACGGCCACGACATCCCAGCGGCGGGGGCGTGGAGGGCGGGAGCGCATTCTGGCTGCCGCCGCCCTGCTGTTCGCGAACCAGGGCATCAACGCGACCGGCATGGAACAGATCGCGAAGGAGGCGCCGGTGTCCAAGCGGACGCTCTACGCGCACTTTCGCACCAAAGACGATCTTGTCATCGCCCACTTGCAGGACCTCGTGCTGTCGGGGGCCACGCTGGAAGGCGTGCTGACCCGCGAGGACATCCCGCCGCGTGACCGGATCCGCAAGCTGTTCGACCAATCGGTGCCGGACGCGGTTCCGGTGCGCGGGTGTCCGTTCATCGATGCCGCGGCGGAGTTCCCCGACCCGGAGAGCACGGTGCACTCCTACGCCCGGGAGCAGAAGCTGCGCATGGTGGAACTGATCGTCGCCTTGGTGACGGAGCTGGGCTGCCGCGACCCCCTCTCACTGGCCCACCAGTTGGCCACCCTCGCGGACGGGGCGGCCAGCCGTGCCATGGTGCTGGACGAAGCGGACTACGGCCGGCACGCGTGGGCGGCGGCGGAAGTCCTCCTCGATCAAGCTCTACCGCGAACGGTCGGCTGA
- a CDS encoding nitroreductase: MSKFVPTEMSGCAEKLIRGRHATRAFRPEAVPEDTMHRIFSLAGAAPSNSNAQPWQVQVVSGATRQRLTDALQTAHAGRRTSVDFPYSEGMYAQVHQARRAAFGAELYGALGIGPDDHAARAAYDLESLRFYGAPHAAFLFVHGDGEVRLAADVGAYMQTLLLAMTTYGVDSCPQGLLSFYSDTVRTELGVNGGKLLVGISFGYADEAAPVNRVRTERAPVESTTAFHY, encoded by the coding sequence ATGAGCAAGTTCGTTCCCACTGAGATGAGCGGCTGCGCGGAGAAGCTGATACGCGGTCGCCACGCGACCCGCGCCTTCCGTCCGGAAGCCGTACCCGAGGACACGATGCACAGGATCTTCTCCCTGGCCGGCGCCGCGCCGTCCAACTCCAACGCCCAGCCGTGGCAGGTGCAGGTGGTGAGCGGGGCGACACGTCAGCGCCTGACCGATGCCTTGCAGACGGCCCACGCCGGAAGGCGCACCTCGGTGGACTTCCCGTATTCCGAGGGGATGTACGCGCAGGTGCACCAGGCGCGTCGGGCGGCGTTCGGCGCCGAGCTGTACGGGGCGCTGGGCATCGGCCCCGACGATCACGCGGCACGTGCGGCCTACGACTTGGAGAGCCTACGCTTCTACGGCGCGCCACACGCGGCGTTCCTCTTCGTCCACGGTGACGGAGAGGTGCGGCTGGCCGCAGATGTCGGCGCCTACATGCAGACACTGCTCCTGGCGATGACCACGTACGGCGTGGACAGCTGCCCGCAGGGGCTGTTGAGCTTCTACTCCGACACCGTCCGCACCGAACTCGGCGTCAATGGGGGAAAGCTGCTCGTCGGCATCTCTTTCGGCTATGCCGACGAGGCCGCACCGGTGAATCG
- a CDS encoding RNA polymerase sigma factor produces MDEALLRRLTPEVLGVLVGRGADFAAAEDAVQDALVEAVRVWPAGQPQDPKGWLITVAWRRFLDATRADSARRRREDRVDEEPAPGPSPAVDDTLQLYFLCAHPSLTPSSAVALTLRAVGGLTTRQIARAYLVPEATMAQRISRAKRTVSGVRFDRPGDVATVLRVLYLVFNEGYSGDVDLAAEAIRLTRQLAAVVDHPEVAGLLALMLLHHARRAARTAPDGSLVPLAEQDRGRWDTASIAEGVGILQAALARDRLGEFQAQAAIAALHADAPTAEETDWVQIVEWYDELVRLTDNPVVRLNRAVAVGEADGPRAGLSALASLDGSLPRHSAVAAYLHERDGDPATAARLYAEAALKAPNLAERDHLTRQAARLNTRRRG; encoded by the coding sequence GTGGACGAGGCACTGCTGCGGCGCCTGACGCCGGAGGTGCTCGGAGTCCTCGTCGGCCGCGGAGCCGATTTCGCGGCGGCCGAGGACGCCGTGCAGGACGCGCTGGTCGAGGCGGTACGCGTCTGGCCCGCCGGACAGCCGCAGGACCCCAAGGGCTGGCTGATCACCGTGGCCTGGCGCCGGTTCCTCGACGCGACCCGGGCGGACAGCGCCCGCCGCCGACGTGAGGACCGCGTCGACGAGGAGCCGGCGCCAGGCCCCTCGCCCGCGGTGGACGACACGCTCCAGCTCTACTTCCTGTGCGCCCACCCGTCGCTGACACCGTCGTCCGCGGTCGCGCTCACGCTGCGCGCCGTGGGCGGGCTGACCACCCGCCAGATCGCCCGCGCCTACCTGGTGCCCGAGGCGACCATGGCGCAGCGCATCAGCCGGGCCAAGCGCACCGTCTCCGGCGTACGGTTCGACCGCCCCGGCGACGTCGCCACCGTGCTGCGCGTCCTCTATCTGGTCTTCAACGAGGGGTACTCCGGCGATGTCGACCTCGCCGCCGAGGCCATCCGGCTCACCCGGCAGCTCGCCGCCGTGGTCGACCACCCCGAGGTGGCGGGACTGCTCGCCCTCATGCTGCTCCACCATGCCCGGCGCGCCGCCCGGACCGCGCCGGACGGCAGCCTGGTGCCGCTCGCCGAGCAGGACCGCGGCCGGTGGGACACCGCGTCGATCGCTGAGGGAGTCGGGATCCTTCAGGCGGCCCTGGCCCGCGACCGGCTGGGCGAGTTCCAGGCCCAGGCCGCCATCGCGGCACTGCACGCAGACGCGCCCACCGCCGAGGAGACCGACTGGGTGCAGATCGTGGAGTGGTACGACGAACTCGTACGCCTGACCGACAACCCGGTCGTCCGGCTCAACCGCGCGGTGGCCGTCGGCGAGGCCGATGGACCGCGCGCCGGTCTGTCGGCGCTCGCGTCACTGGACGGCTCGCTGCCCCGCCACAGCGCGGTGGCGGCGTACCTCCACGAGCGCGACGGCGACCCGGCGACGGCGGCGCGGCTGTACGCCGAAGCGGCCCTGAAGGCGCCCAACCTCGCCGAGCGCGACCACCTGACCCGCCAGGCGGCCCGGCTCAACACGCGGCGGCGCGGCTGA
- a CDS encoding DUF4279 domain-containing protein yields the protein MNIAARAGDAFAGAMGMEGMEGMEMKGRLRLLFRGSLREQGWGGTVDFGVGQTGRAWVLTDVSLVVKKSDLDPDAVTARLGLQPTAVRAPGEDRWGPPGEIDGQWRLQCDEHTARKLSEQLDEILLLAERCAPQLREMMAEGFEVCLAVHGFADNDSRALFSSPAISRIASLGFPLLLKPNLNAR from the coding sequence ATGAACATCGCTGCCCGTGCGGGCGACGCGTTCGCCGGGGCGATGGGCATGGAGGGCATGGAGGGCATGGAGATGAAGGGGCGTCTACGCCTTCTGTTCCGCGGATCCCTTCGCGAGCAGGGATGGGGTGGAACGGTGGATTTCGGTGTGGGGCAGACGGGTAGGGCGTGGGTTCTTACGGATGTGTCCCTGGTGGTGAAGAAGAGTGATCTCGACCCTGACGCGGTGACGGCCCGTCTTGGGCTGCAGCCGACTGCGGTCCGCGCGCCAGGGGAGGACCGCTGGGGCCCGCCGGGCGAGATCGACGGTCAGTGGCGGCTCCAATGCGACGAGCACACGGCCAGGAAGCTCTCCGAGCAATTGGATGAGATTTTGCTTTTGGCGGAGCGGTGTGCGCCCCAGTTGCGAGAAATGATGGCGGAGGGATTTGAAGTCTGCCTGGCTGTCCATGGATTTGCGGACAATGATTCCCGTGCCCTCTTTTCCTCTCCCGCCATATCGAGGATCGCCTCTCTGGGTTTCCCCCTGCTCCTTAAGCCGAACCTGAATGCGCGATGA
- a CDS encoding putative T7SS-secreted protein translates to MRTGAPPATPRSSDSDEALSKQAQELLAEARSQRDEAAEAVQRVLDAAMEHAPAEPAAGI, encoded by the coding sequence CTGAGGACGGGCGCTCCGCCGGCTACGCCGAGATCATCCGATTCCGACGAGGCATTGTCCAAGCAGGCGCAGGAGTTACTGGCTGAGGCACGGAGTCAGCGAGACGAGGCCGCCGAGGCGGTTCAGCGTGTTCTCGACGCGGCGATGGAGCACGCTCCGGCGGAGCCCGCCGCCGGTATCTAA
- a CDS encoding cellulose-binding protein, whose amino-acid sequence MSAAPDSAYGFVGVRGRGYRPEQVDRMVAALSAERDAALAEIARLSDLTQELTAESARLGEAVATLAPQTYAELGERAQRILALAESEAETLHEAARTDGQQLRDEAEAVGRAAGDAAREHSATVREAAEAHAEQALDAARHTAEETVSTARREAAEVAGTAATGMRETQRRTASVLAHQEQEHAERWKVSEAELAAEEAASAARHAELTERAEALLAEAKRALAETEEAVRHGQEDAEASAAELLAEARVREERVVRETERVLREHEEGREEVQAHMKHVRNSLAALTGRVTPAEDDGAAED is encoded by the coding sequence ATGAGTGCTGCACCGGATTCCGCGTACGGCTTCGTCGGCGTACGGGGACGTGGCTACCGCCCTGAGCAGGTGGACCGCATGGTGGCAGCCCTGTCGGCGGAGCGGGACGCGGCGCTGGCCGAGATCGCCCGGCTGTCGGACCTGACACAGGAGCTGACCGCCGAGTCGGCCCGGCTGGGCGAGGCCGTGGCCACGCTCGCCCCGCAGACCTACGCGGAGCTGGGCGAGCGGGCCCAGCGGATCCTGGCGCTCGCCGAGAGCGAGGCCGAGACCCTGCACGAGGCCGCCCGGACGGACGGCCAGCAGCTGCGTGACGAGGCGGAAGCGGTGGGGCGGGCCGCCGGTGACGCGGCCCGCGAGCACTCCGCGACGGTACGGGAGGCGGCCGAGGCGCACGCGGAACAGGCGCTCGACGCCGCCCGCCACACGGCCGAGGAGACGGTGTCCACGGCCCGCCGGGAGGCCGCCGAGGTCGCCGGGACCGCCGCGACGGGGATGCGGGAGACACAGCGCCGTACGGCGAGCGTGCTGGCACACCAGGAGCAGGAGCACGCCGAGCGCTGGAAGGTCTCGGAGGCCGAACTCGCGGCGGAGGAAGCCGCGTCGGCCGCCCGGCACGCCGAGCTGACCGAGCGCGCCGAGGCACTCCTCGCGGAGGCGAAGCGAGCCCTCGCGGAGACCGAGGAAGCCGTCCGGCACGGCCAGGAGGACGCGGAGGCGAGCGCCGCCGAACTCCTCGCTGAGGCCCGGGTCCGCGAGGAGCGGGTGGTCCGCGAGACGGAACGCGTCCTGCGCGAGCACGAGGAGGGCCGCGAGGAGGTGCAGGCGCACATGAAGCACGTACGCAACTCGCTCGCGGCGCTCACCGGACGCGTGACTCCGGCGGAGGACGACGGGGCGGCGGAGGACTGA
- a CDS encoding sulfite exporter TauE/SafE family protein: MDPYLLPIVFLAVAAAFTLSASAGFGGSLILVPTLALVLGTKSGVALAALLLAGNNLVKVFAYRKTLPYRKAAIVIALVAVGAFLGAKLLVSAPDRAVAIAVIVSFAAAFLIESLDLTRWRRASSPVMAFAAGATSGFSGTSGPLKGLAVRGLSLDRLHLVGALSMASLVGDATKTAVWTDAALLGGGDYLVALACLPLMFFATFLGRRFNTKIGERGYTGLFWTVMVGYTGRLLAGL, from the coding sequence ATGGATCCGTATCTGCTTCCCATAGTGTTCCTGGCTGTGGCCGCCGCATTCACACTCTCCGCTTCGGCGGGATTCGGCGGCAGCCTGATTCTTGTTCCCACGCTGGCGCTCGTACTCGGCACCAAGTCCGGGGTGGCGCTGGCAGCTCTCCTTCTTGCCGGGAACAACCTGGTCAAAGTCTTCGCCTACCGAAAGACGCTCCCGTATCGGAAGGCAGCCATTGTTATCGCGCTGGTCGCCGTGGGAGCGTTCCTGGGTGCGAAGTTGCTGGTTTCCGCGCCCGATCGGGCTGTGGCCATCGCGGTCATCGTCAGTTTCGCTGCCGCGTTTCTGATCGAGTCGCTCGATCTCACCCGCTGGCGGCGGGCGAGTTCCCCGGTGATGGCGTTCGCTGCCGGAGCGACGTCCGGATTCAGTGGCACGTCCGGACCGCTGAAAGGGCTTGCCGTCCGTGGACTTTCCTTGGACCGTCTCCACCTCGTTGGCGCGCTTTCCATGGCCTCACTCGTCGGAGATGCCACGAAAACCGCTGTCTGGACGGATGCCGCGCTGCTTGGGGGTGGGGACTATCTCGTCGCCCTGGCGTGTCTGCCGCTGATGTTCTTCGCAACGTTTCTCGGCAGGCGCTTTAACACCAAAATTGGCGAGCGCGGATACACCGGCCTCTTCTGGACCGTGATGGTGGGCTACACCGGACGCCTACTTGCCGGCCTGTGA
- a CDS encoding YciI family protein: MAKYLLLKHYRGAPASVNDVPMDQWTPEEVSAHVQYMNDFAARLEGTGEYVDSQALAPGGTFVRYDGEGRPPVTDGPFAETKDLIAGWMVIDVDSYERAVELAGELSAAPGAGGKPIHEWLELRPFLTAQPTVTE; encoded by the coding sequence ATGGCCAAGTACCTGCTGCTGAAGCACTACCGCGGCGCTCCGGCTTCGGTAAACGACGTTCCGATGGACCAGTGGACGCCCGAGGAGGTCTCGGCCCACGTGCAGTACATGAACGACTTCGCGGCCCGGCTGGAGGGAACCGGCGAGTACGTCGACAGCCAGGCGCTCGCCCCCGGGGGAACGTTCGTCCGGTACGACGGTGAGGGCCGTCCCCCGGTCACCGACGGTCCCTTCGCCGAGACCAAGGACCTCATCGCCGGCTGGATGGTGATCGACGTCGACAGCTACGAACGCGCCGTCGAACTGGCCGGGGAGCTGTCGGCCGCGCCCGGGGCGGGCGGGAAGCCCATCCACGAGTGGCTCGAACTTCGCCCGTTCCTGACCGCGCAGCCCACCGTCACGGAGTGA
- a CDS encoding MFS transporter produces the protein MPLKIRIKPVLRGDLGRLMAAVAAFEVGNVAVTLLILRVSDLFEPEHGTKTATMIAPGLYTAYNIAASLVAIPAGRLPDRLGRRGPVIVLAGGVASFAVSYSLFVVDAAAVAFLAVPFILAGIGIGAVETAQHAAVAALAPEDLRGSAFGMLAAVQSFGNLAASTLAGILWTVLSPAAAFAYLTAWMLLALVGLMVSSRLLQR, from the coding sequence GTGCCCCTCAAGATCCGGATCAAGCCGGTCCTGCGGGGTGACCTGGGCAGACTGATGGCCGCGGTGGCGGCCTTCGAAGTCGGCAACGTCGCCGTCACGCTGCTGATCCTGCGGGTATCCGACCTGTTCGAACCGGAGCACGGCACGAAAACCGCGACCATGATCGCGCCCGGCCTCTACACCGCGTACAACATCGCCGCGTCGCTCGTCGCCATCCCCGCAGGCCGGCTCCCCGACAGGCTCGGCCGACGCGGGCCAGTCATCGTACTCGCCGGCGGCGTCGCAAGCTTCGCCGTCTCCTACAGCCTGTTCGTTGTCGACGCAGCCGCCGTCGCGTTCCTCGCCGTCCCGTTCATTCTGGCCGGCATCGGCATCGGCGCCGTCGAGACCGCCCAGCACGCGGCGGTTGCGGCCCTCGCCCCCGAGGACCTGCGCGGCTCCGCCTTCGGCATGCTCGCCGCCGTCCAGTCCTTCGGAAACCTCGCCGCCTCCACTCTCGCCGGCATTCTCTGGACCGTTCTCTCACCCGCCGCCGCCTTCGCTTATCTGACAGCCTGGATGCTCCTCGCGCTGGTCGGGCTGATGGTCAGCTCCCGCCTGCTTCAGCGCTGA